A region of the Capsicum annuum cultivar UCD-10X-F1 unplaced genomic scaffold, UCD10Xv1.1 ctg24437, whole genome shotgun sequence genome:
ATAATCAACGGGGCATAGTGATTCGTCGTGCCCATCAATCTCCTCACCGTCCTGGTTTCGCACTTGTGTGCCATGGCCAGAATAGTGGAATACTAATGAATCTCCTGGCTGACAACCATGAACATGCCAACGTAAGGGTGATCGGATATTAGCCATGGTTGGGTATTTGTATGGATCTCTCTCATCCTCTGCAAATTTTATGTACTACACGTTACATTAAGGTTATTTTCATTAGTGAATGTTAATTAAATGAAACGATTAAAAAGATAACAATACATACCTGTAAGTACAATTACTGATGTATTTGGGAACCCCAGCTTTTCGACCAAAAAATATCTCATGGATAAATCATCATTTATGCTTCCCTTGAGACTCCTTGGATGGCCACGGTAAGTAATTCCACATAGAACTGCTCGTTTTCGTCCATGTACTACAGGAGGTAGCATGTTATTCATCTGTGGTGACATGTTGAATTGTTGAGGCTGAAAATTATTAGCATGTGGATTCATCCGTCTT
Encoded here:
- the LOC124890771 gene encoding metacaspase-1-like, producing the protein MNPHANNFQPQQFNMSPQMNNMLPPVVHGRKRAVLCGITYRGHPRSLKGSINDDLSMRYFLVEKLGFPNTSVIVLTEDERDPYKYPTMANIRSPLRWHVHGCQPGDSLVFHYSGHGTQVRNQDGEEIDGHDESLCPVDYETEGRILDDGISNTIVRPLPRGATLHGIIDTCFSGTFLDLPFLCRIIRSLRN